A single region of the Gemmatimonadota bacterium genome encodes:
- the rsmH gene encoding 16S rRNA (cytosine(1402)-N(4))-methyltransferase RsmH, with protein sequence MEVAPYHVPVLLREVLDFLDPARGGLYFDGTVGGGGHGEAILEAAGTRLLGVDRDPEALDAAARRLARFEERVDLVQGNFADVAERGVEPLAGALLDLGLSSRHLDVPERGFSFRPGTPLDMRMAGRAEESTTTAADLLNHLPQEELANLFFRYGEERRSRRLAAEVVRRRRERPFAVSDDLLAVLARVFGPRVAVKTRARLFQALRIAVNDELGALERVLPVLRQRLEPAGTLVVISYHSLEDRPVKESFREWSRGCICPPELPICQCRGVPLGQTLTRKPVFPAPEEVERNPRARSARLRAWRKAA encoded by the coding sequence GTGGAAGTTGCGCCCTATCACGTCCCGGTGCTGCTCCGGGAGGTGCTCGATTTTCTCGATCCGGCGCGTGGCGGCCTCTACTTCGATGGCACAGTGGGTGGTGGCGGGCACGGCGAGGCCATCCTGGAAGCTGCCGGCACGCGGTTGCTCGGTGTGGATCGGGATCCCGAGGCGCTGGATGCGGCCGCCCGGCGGCTGGCCAGGTTCGAGGAGCGGGTAGATCTCGTGCAGGGAAACTTTGCCGACGTCGCGGAGCGGGGGGTGGAGCCCCTGGCCGGTGCATTGCTGGACCTGGGGCTTTCTTCGCGCCATCTGGACGTGCCGGAGCGGGGCTTCTCCTTCCGCCCGGGCACGCCGCTGGACATGCGGATGGCGGGCCGGGCAGAGGAGAGCACGACCACGGCCGCAGATCTGCTGAACCACCTGCCGCAGGAGGAGCTGGCCAATCTCTTCTTCCGCTACGGCGAGGAGCGCCGGTCGCGCCGGCTGGCGGCGGAGGTGGTGCGCCGGCGGCGGGAGCGGCCCTTCGCGGTGAGTGACGACCTCCTGGCCGTGCTCGCGCGCGTATTCGGCCCGCGTGTCGCTGTGAAGACGCGCGCACGCTTGTTCCAGGCCCTGCGCATTGCCGTGAACGACGAGCTGGGCGCACTCGAGAGAGTGCTGCCCGTGCTGCGCCAGCGACTCGAGCCGGCGGGCACCCTGGTCGTCATCTCCTATCACTCGCTCGAGGACCGCCCGGTGAAGGAGTCCTTCCGGGAGTGGAGCCGGGGGTGCATCTGCCCACCGGAGCTGCCCATTTGCCAGTGCCGCGGCGTGCCGCTCGGCCAGACCCTCACGCGCAAGCCGGTCTTTCCCGCGCCGGAAGAGGTCGAGCGGAACCCGCGCGCGCGCAGCGCTCGCCTGCGGGCGTGGCGCAAGGCGGCATGA